A part of Bacteroidota bacterium genomic DNA contains:
- a CDS encoding MmcQ/YjbR family DNA-binding protein has protein sequence MDIEQYREYCITKAGVTEEFPFDQNTLVFKVMGKMFALCDVQAFESINLKCEPEKAVELREQYDGVTAGYHMSKKHWNTVVMDGSINDKLIRGWIDDSYNLVVAGLPKKVQAELTQQ, from the coding sequence ATGGATATTGAACAATACCGCGAATACTGCATTACAAAAGCGGGGGTAACTGAAGAGTTTCCTTTCGACCAAAATACATTGGTGTTTAAAGTGATGGGAAAGATGTTTGCCCTGTGCGATGTTCAGGCGTTTGAAAGCATCAACCTGAAATGTGAACCCGAAAAAGCTGTTGAACTCCGTGAGCAATACGACGGGGTTACTGCCGGTTACCACATGAGCAAGAAACATTGGAACACCGTGGTAATGGACGGCAGTATCAATGATAAGCTAATTCGCGGCTGGATTGACGATTCGTATAACTTAGTAGTGGCAGGTTTGCCCAAAAAGGTACAAGCCGAACTTACACAGCAGTAG
- a CDS encoding DUF4197 domain-containing protein, whose amino-acid sequence MRVIKIAVAVLSFSVLSSCDVVQSALEQSGGSLGNLPLTQDEVVRGLKNALTVGTDSAVCRLNATDGFLRDAAIKVLLPPEAQNIMNYVGKIPGGQALVDKTITALNRAAEDAAGTAAPIFSDAVKKMTIQDAFGILRGAETAATDYLKTNTYSQLQAAFKPKIQTSLGKPLIYNTSAEKLYTDLVSAYNLASLGGTLFPKITGNSLTDHVTARALDGVFLKIANEEKLIRQDPAHRVTSILERVFGSKQ is encoded by the coding sequence ATGAGGGTTATAAAAATTGCAGTAGCAGTACTGAGCTTTAGTGTGCTTTCATCGTGCGATGTGGTGCAAAGTGCTCTTGAGCAAAGTGGCGGGAGTTTGGGCAATTTGCCTCTAACCCAAGACGAAGTAGTAAGGGGATTGAAAAATGCCCTTACGGTGGGAACGGACAGTGCGGTATGCCGACTCAACGCTACCGACGGATTTTTGCGCGATGCGGCCATAAAAGTGTTGTTGCCCCCCGAAGCCCAAAACATTATGAACTATGTGGGCAAAATACCCGGCGGGCAAGCCCTTGTAGATAAAACCATTACAGCCCTTAACCGCGCTGCCGAGGATGCCGCAGGCACTGCCGCCCCTATTTTTAGCGATGCAGTGAAGAAAATGACCATACAAGATGCTTTTGGCATTTTGCGCGGAGCTGAAACTGCTGCAACGGATTACTTAAAAACCAACACATACTCTCAGCTACAGGCGGCTTTTAAGCCAAAAATACAAACATCATTGGGCAAGCCGCTGATTTATAATACGTCGGCAGAGAAACTGTACACCGATTTGGTAAGTGCCTATAATTTGGCTTCGTTGGGAGGCACGCTGTTTCCTAAAATTACCGGAAACAGCCTTACCGACCACGTTACTGCCCGCGCACTTGACGGGGTGTTCTTAAAAATAGCCAATGAAGAAAAACTGATACGTCAAGACCCTGCCCACCGTGTTACCTCAATATTGGAGCGGGTATTTGGCAGCAAACAGTAG
- a CDS encoding MATE family efflux transporter, protein MEKKPLISETEKQLILTGKMSTVFMKLAIPSLIGAVLMGLNNFLDGIFVGRFIGPNALAGVSLAFQLSMIMVGIGNMVGNGAGTALSIMLGANEENKLQRILGNVNTLSLLFALVYFIPSYIFAEPLIRMMGGEGEILQYGTQYFRQSLLGSFFFIYSLSLTNIIRGEGKLKLVTNITAIGLLVDVGLKLLLVKVLGWGVSGAAWATNLTMLLYCVIAMIYFASGKASFKSRMLAFYFDKPMQKQILMLGFVNLIFLAMNVLQGLVVFNMIAKYGTEKDMGFYSAAFRTSFILMTPTLGIMKALQPVVGMNYGAKQYGRVRSAFGVFVKYSLFILAPIWLYMMVFTDNVIGSMLAGGAYTASDILFFRINIGAVILQPFIMLSLGFLPSIEKGKEAGMVAMLNQVVLFFPLMLILPAFFGVNSIYWGSAIIAIAVFAILMLMVSKQFQLLLQKVN, encoded by the coding sequence ATGGAAAAGAAACCTTTAATCAGCGAAACCGAAAAGCAGCTGATACTAACGGGCAAGATGAGCACTGTGTTTATGAAACTTGCCATACCCTCTCTGATAGGGGCTGTTTTAATGGGACTTAACAACTTTTTAGACGGAATTTTTGTAGGCCGTTTTATCGGACCCAATGCATTGGCAGGGGTATCGTTGGCCTTTCAGTTATCCATGATAATGGTAGGGATAGGCAACATGGTGGGCAATGGAGCGGGCACAGCACTTAGCATTATGTTGGGCGCTAACGAAGAAAACAAACTGCAACGTATTTTGGGTAATGTAAACACCCTGTCGTTGTTATTTGCCTTGGTCTATTTTATCCCATCCTACATATTTGCCGAACCGCTTATCCGCATGATGGGTGGCGAAGGCGAAATATTGCAATACGGCACACAGTACTTCAGGCAAAGTCTTTTAGGCTCGTTTTTCTTTATCTACAGCCTTTCGCTCACCAACATTATCCGTGGCGAAGGGAAACTTAAATTGGTAACCAACATCACTGCCATTGGTCTTTTGGTAGATGTGGGACTAAAGCTGCTTTTAGTAAAAGTATTGGGATGGGGGGTGAGTGGTGCTGCTTGGGCTACTAACCTTACCATGTTGTTGTACTGCGTAATAGCGATGATATACTTTGCTTCAGGTAAGGCTTCGTTCAAAAGCAGGATGTTGGCCTTTTACTTTGATAAACCCATGCAAAAGCAAATACTGATGTTGGGTTTTGTAAACCTTATTTTTTTAGCAATGAATGTGTTGCAAGGGCTGGTAGTGTTTAACATGATAGCCAAATACGGCACCGAAAAAGACATGGGCTTTTACAGTGCGGCTTTCCGAACCTCGTTCATATTAATGACCCCTACCTTGGGGATTATGAAAGCCTTGCAACCCGTTGTGGGGATGAACTACGGCGCAAAACAATACGGACGTGTGCGCAGTGCTTTCGGGGTATTTGTAAAATACTCGTTATTTATTCTGGCGCCTATTTGGTTATACATGATGGTATTTACCGATAATGTTATTGGCAGTATGCTGGCCGGCGGGGCTTATACTGCATCCGATATATTGTTTTTCAGGATAAACATAGGAGCCGTGATATTGCAACCCTTTATTATGCTGTCGTTAGGTTTTTTGCCTTCCATCGAAAAGGGAAAAGAAGCCGGCATGGTGGCAATGTTAAACCAAGTTGTATTGTTTTTCCCGCTAATGTTGATACTGCCTGCGTTCTTTGGCGTAAATAGTATTTATTGGGGTTCAGCAATCATTGCAATTGCAGTGTTTGCAATACTGATGCTGATGGTGAGCAAGCAGTTTCAGTTATTGTTGCAAAAGGTTAATTAA
- a CDS encoding MarR family transcriptional regulator, translated as MNKTVELVNEWARFEENHPDGNVEDFCRYYLINKRESTSTGELFGGMMPPPNKPILLMKLIGRITRLFLMYAETAREKTILKQFEDFNVLNTINHLGEPRKTEAIYHSLNELSTGIDILNRLRELEYIAEKDDPTDKRSKRVSLTFKGREVLHGCYGVFGRVNEMMVKDMSIDDINLCVQLLKGIEIKFAGLWQQHKGKDFEEIYKEIMGEENSSPTAV; from the coding sequence ATGAATAAAACTGTTGAATTGGTGAACGAATGGGCACGGTTTGAAGAAAACCACCCTGATGGCAACGTTGAAGACTTTTGCCGCTACTATCTTATTAATAAACGAGAATCGACCAGTACGGGTGAGCTTTTTGGCGGCATGATGCCCCCACCTAATAAGCCTATACTATTGATGAAACTGATAGGACGCATTACCCGTTTGTTTTTGATGTATGCTGAAACTGCCAGAGAAAAAACGATACTGAAACAGTTTGAAGATTTTAATGTGCTTAATACCATTAACCATTTGGGTGAGCCAAGAAAAACGGAGGCTATTTATCACTCACTAAATGAATTATCTACGGGTATTGATATTTTGAACCGCTTGCGAGAACTGGAATACATTGCAGAAAAGGACGACCCGACAGATAAACGCTCTAAGCGTGTGAGCTTAACTTTTAAAGGCCGCGAGGTGCTGCACGGCTGTTATGGGGTATTTGGACGAGTGAACGAAATGATGGTAAAGGATATGAGCATAGATGATATTAATTTATGCGTGCAGTTGCTAAAGGGAATAGAAATAAAGTTTGCCGGCTTGTGGCAACAGCACAAGGGTAAAGACTTTGAAGAGATTTATAAAGAAATAATGGGTGAAGAAAATTCTAGCCCTACTGCTGTGTAA
- a CDS encoding response regulator has protein sequence MISKINLACLIDDDSIYTYTMERMLSIGGYCNNLIVFKDGEEALEYFKSITKEADKLPDVIFLDVNMPVMGGWEFLEEFTKLKPTLAKNVTIYVVSSSVFASDIEKAKSIAAVSDYIIKPITVEHFDRIFAFLNPPTIN, from the coding sequence ATGATTTCGAAAATTAACCTCGCGTGTTTAATAGACGATGATTCTATTTATACCTACACTATGGAGCGCATGCTTAGCATTGGCGGTTATTGCAACAATCTTATAGTTTTTAAAGACGGTGAGGAGGCCTTGGAGTATTTTAAATCAATAACAAAAGAAGCCGATAAATTACCCGATGTAATCTTCTTGGATGTGAATATGCCCGTTATGGGCGGGTGGGAATTTTTAGAAGAATTTACAAAACTAAAACCCACCCTGGCCAAAAACGTAACCATTTATGTGGTAAGCTCATCCGTATTTGCTTCGGATATTGAAAAGGCAAAATCTATCGCAGCGGTGTCTGACTATATTATCAAACCTATTACGGTAGAACACTTTGACCGCATTTTTGCCTTTCTAAACCCGCCTACCATTAATTAA
- a CDS encoding response regulator transcription factor — protein sequence MKLIDIYIADDHKMFTDGVELILASEPEINVLGVARNGKQLLGLLHSQPANVVLLDITMPEMDGMATAEEIMKLYPAVKVMMLTMHNTIDHVVPMVKMGVHGYLLKNTGKTELVNAIKQLHENGQYYSGEVATKLAAGIREHEEKTIKLTAREKEILQLVFDGLSTLEISEKLFLSHRTVETHRSNLLSKTETKNTAQLINFGLKNGYINHKAE from the coding sequence ATGAAGCTTATTGATATTTACATTGCTGACGACCATAAAATGTTTACCGACGGGGTGGAGTTGATTTTAGCTTCAGAACCTGAGATTAATGTGCTTGGGGTGGCTCGAAACGGAAAACAGTTGTTGGGCTTGCTACATAGCCAACCGGCAAATGTGGTGTTGCTGGACATTACAATGCCTGAAATGGACGGCATGGCAACTGCCGAGGAGATTATGAAACTGTACCCCGCCGTGAAGGTGATGATGCTTACCATGCACAATACGATTGACCATGTAGTGCCGATGGTGAAAATGGGCGTGCACGGTTATTTACTGAAAAACACGGGTAAAACTGAGCTGGTGAATGCTATTAAACAATTGCATGAAAATGGTCAGTATTATAGCGGTGAGGTGGCTACAAAATTGGCTGCCGGAATCAGAGAGCATGAAGAAAAAACTATTAAACTGACAGCGAGGGAAAAAGAAATTTTACAATTGGTTTTTGACGGTTTATCCACCCTTGAAATTAGCGAGAAGTTGTTTTTAAGCCACAGAACGGTAGAAACTCACCGAAGCAACCTGCTTAGCAAAACCGAGACTAAAAACACGGCACAACTTATCAATTTCGGGTTAAAGAATGGTTATATCAACCACAAAGCCGAGTAA